A genomic window from Gemmatimonadaceae bacterium includes:
- a CDS encoding riboflavin synthase: MFTGLITAVGEVVAVSTTEAGRELVIAAPYDGLTLGESIACNGACLTVREFAPGRFTVAAVVTTLDRTTIGSWTVGTRLNLERALAVGDRLGGHIVQGHVDDVGEVIAAERRDDACIIDLRVPDEVDELLVPRGSIAVDGVSLTVVDLPAANVLRLSVIDHSLQHTTLGSLRPGSRVHLEADVLAKHLKRLAAPLLKT, encoded by the coding sequence ATGTTCACAGGCTTGATCACAGCGGTCGGCGAGGTCGTCGCAGTCTCCACCACGGAGGCTGGGCGTGAGCTTGTGATCGCCGCGCCCTACGACGGACTCACGCTGGGCGAGAGCATCGCCTGCAACGGCGCCTGCCTGACGGTGCGCGAGTTCGCGCCCGGGCGCTTCACCGTCGCCGCGGTCGTCACCACACTGGATCGCACGACTATCGGCAGCTGGACGGTGGGTACGCGACTCAACCTCGAGCGCGCGCTAGCCGTCGGCGACCGCCTCGGCGGCCACATCGTGCAGGGGCACGTGGACGACGTGGGCGAGGTGATTGCCGCCGAGCGCCGTGACGACGCCTGCATCATCGACCTGCGCGTGCCGGACGAGGTGGACGAACTCCTCGTGCCGCGCGGCTCCATCGCCGTGGACGGCGTCAGCCTGACGGTCGTGGACCTGCCCGCCGCCAACGTGTTGCGGCTGAGCGTCATCGACCACAGCCTGCAACACACCACGCTCGGGAGCCTCCGGCCCGGGAGCCGGGTTCATCTGGAGGCGGACGTCCTCGCCAAGCATCTCAAGCGCCTCGCGGCGCCCTTACTCAAGACGTGA